From a single Ornithorhynchus anatinus isolate Pmale09 chromosome 4, mOrnAna1.pri.v4, whole genome shotgun sequence genomic region:
- the GSDMD gene encoding gasdermin-D, translating into MAPIFAQLTKNVAKKINSEGELLPLLSMNNSKRFRPLCLVRKKRKGTLFFGARFRPTNLSLLDVLDSDLPAPELKREDKFGFQDRVDGRLKGKVDLRDSLLSVQVSGEIKRVQNYSLEVQIVLISPEDLDKMQKERKLKKNEPEELKELRRLGENLFVVTKVVETLEEANLSSERQAEGGCLLKLLSIHMKALHNHQEVVNIGKGCTLAFGLGHLIFRDKWKILSMPSKEKTFLSKGLEEDPFVKDLAMAKDAKGFEGLRQEVRQEKQYLIYLDRQLKETILQAVQDLLGQREEMQKVEDALEDAMDGKATQKLEGPGNILLTILKEDSDHVVPELTGTVLYLLGALLVLSDTQQHLLKLALEKKLLPQQLKLVESILEQTFPMSQEGHFFLTPGPEDEERSFTTALLEQYGLELSGPNSQFLWKPDALASLSALYGALSLLDRRN; encoded by the exons ATGGCCCCCATTTTTGCTCAGCTCACCAAAAATGTGGCCAAGAAGATTAATTCAGAAGGAGAACTGCTGCCTCTGCTCAGCATGAACAACTCTAAACGCTTCCGTCCGTTGTGCCTGGtgcggaagaagaggaagggcacCCTATTCTTTGGGGCTCGCTTCCGCCCGACCAACCTCTCCCTCTTGGACGTGCTGGATTCGGATCTCCCAGCACCAG AGTTGAAAAGGGAGGACAAATTCGGATTCCAGGACAGAGTGGACGGCAGGTTGAAAGGGAAGGTGGACCTGAGAGACTCACTGCTGTCAGTGCAAGTGTCGGGGGAAATCAAGAGAGTCCAGAATTACTCCCTGGAGGTACAGATTGTCTTAATCTCTCCTGAAGACTTGGATAAGATGCAGAAGGAGAG GAAACTGAAGAAAAACGAGCCCGAGGAGCTGAAGGAGTTGCGCCGCCTGGGCGAAAACCTGTTCGTGGTGACGAAAGTTGTGGAGACCTTGGAGGAAGCCAATTTGAGCAGCGAGAGACAGGCTGAGGGCGGTTGCCTTTTGAAGCTCCTCTCCATTCACATGAAG GCCTTGCACAACCATCAGGAAGTTGTGAACATCGGGAAAGGCTGCACCCTGGCCTTCGGCTTGGGACACTTGATTTTCCGGGACAAGTGGA AAATCCTGTCCATGCCCTCGAAGGAGAAAACATTCCTGTCAAAAG GTTTGGAGGAAGACCCCTTCGTCAAAG ATTTGGCCATGGCTAAGGATGCCAAAGGGTTTGAGGGGCTGCGGCAGGAGGTGCGTCAAGAAAAACAATATCTGATATACCTGGATCGGCAGTTGAAGGAGACAATATTGCAGGCTGTCCAGGACctcctggggcagagggaggagatgcaGAAAGTCGAGGATGCG ctggAAGACGCAATGGATGGCAAGGCGACGCAGAAGTTGGAAGGTCCCGGAAATATCCTTCTCACCATCTTGAAGGAAGACTCGGACCACGTTGTGCCTGAGCTGACTGGCACGGTCCTCTACCTTCTGGGAGCGCTGCTGG TCCTGAGCGATACCCAACAGCACCTGCTCAAGTTGGCCCTGGAGAAGAAGCTGCTGCCCCAACAGCTCAAGCTG GTGGAGAGCATTCTGGAGCAGACCTTCCCCATGAGCCAGGAGGGACACTTCTTCCTGACGCCGGGCCCTGAGGACGAGGAGCGATCCTTCACCACCGCCCTCCTGGAGCAGTATGGTTTGGAGCTGTCCGGACCCAACTCTCAGTTTCTCTGGAAGCCAGATGCATTAGCCTCCCTCTCCGCTCTCTACGGGGCCCTCTCGCTCTTGGATAGGAGGAATTAA